From the Sphingomonas brevis genome, the window GGGGCGCATGACGCGATAAATGTCGGCCAGCGCGCTGTCGCCGTCTTCCGACTTGTCGGCCTTCAGCGTGTTGCGGATCCACGGACCGGTGTTGACATAGTCGATGTCGAGCAGCTCGAGCCGGTCAACGCCGGCCTTGTCGAGCTTCTCCAGGTTTTCGGCCGAAATTTCATCACCGGCCTCGACGTAGATCTCGCCGGACTTCTCGTTGATGAGGTCGTAGGCCGAGAAGCGACCGAAGATTTCCTCGGTCGGGATGATCAGGTTCTTGAGACCATCCTTGGCCGCGGCATTGGCCTTGCGCGGCGTGATCTTTTCATGCGCCTTGAAGATGATCTCGCCGCTGTCGGCGTCGACCACGTCATGGTTGGGCTTCTGGCCGCGCCACGCTTCGGCGTTGTACGGGATCTGCCAGCCGTTCTTGCCGCGGACATAGGTCAGGCGGTTGTAGAAGGTGTTGAGGATTTCCTCGCTCGACAGGCCGAGCGCGTGCAGCAGCGCGGTAACCGGCAGCTTGCGCTTGCGGTCGATCCGGACGTTGACGATGTCCTTGGCGTCGAATTCGAAGTCCAGCCAGCTGCCGCGGTAGGGGATGACGCGGGCGGCGAAGAGATATTTGCCGCTGGCATGGGTCTTGCCGCGGTCATGGTCGAACAGCACGCCCGGCGATCGGTGCATCTGGCTGACGATGACGCGCTCGGTGCCGTTGATGATGAAGGTGCCGTTCTGGGTCATGAGCGGCATGTCGCCCATGTAAACGTCCTGCTCCTTGATATCGATGACCGACTTGGCCTCAGTGTCGGGATCGATTTCGAAGGAGGTGAGCCGCAGGGTCACGCGCATCGGCGCGGCATAGGTCAGCCCGCGCTGGCGGCACTCGTCGGTGTCGTACTTGGGCGCTTCGAGCTCATAGCGATCGAAGTCGAGGTGAGCCGTTCCAGCGAAATCCTGGATTGGGAAGACCGAGCGCAGGGTCTTTTCGAGGCCGGAGACATAGCCGACCGACGGATCGGAACGAAGGAATTGCTCGTAGGATTCACGCTGAACCTCGATGAGGTTCGGCATCTCGCTGATTTCGTGAATGTTACCAAAGATTTTGCGGATGCGGCGTGAATTGGTGTTGCGGGCCATGGTCGGCACGTCTTTTTGCTTGGTCGCCATCTTATTCCCTGCGCTCCGGGCGCGCGTCGAGGCACGCAGCCCTTGATCAAGTCAGGCGCGGCTCCTGGAAATTCCTCACCATACGTTCGGACCGTTGCGCTGGATCGGTCCGTGTCCCGGTGAGGACAGGAAAAGCCCCGGGCGCACGATACCGTGCGGCGGAGCCGTTAAATGTTGGATAGGGTGGATATAGACTTTTTCAGGCCTGTTGCAAGGGGCCGGAAATTATTGCCGGCGAAGATGAGTCCATCCTCGCCGGCACGGAGTAATTTGGTTCGGATCAGGCGCCGATCATCACCGTCGCACCGACTTCGGTTACTCCAAAGAGGCGCTTGGCGAATTCGACCGGCAGCCGGATGCAGCCGTGACTGGCGGCATAGCCCGGATTGTGCCCGGCATGGAGCGCGGTCCCATATTCGTCGAACCGCTGCATGAAGGGCATCGGCGCATCGTCGTACTTCTTGCTGCGATGCATCACCTTCTTGTCGAGAATGGTGAAAATGCCCTTCGGGGTCGGCTTGTCGTCCTTGCCGGTGGAGATGGCCGCGACCGCGACGAGGTCGCCGCCGCGATATAGGTAAGCCTGCTGGTCGCTTAGGCTGACGATCACGCGCGGGTCGCCGTCGAAGCTGCCCTTGCGCCAGACATATTGGCCGGGCTTCAGCATCTTCGGCCCGAACACTTCATCCATGTCGGACCGGGCCACCATGGCCGCATCGGCCGCTTCGGCCTTTGCTTCAGGAGTTTCAATTGCGGCAACCGCAGGCGCGGCCGACAGCAACAGGGCGCAGGCCACCGCTGCCGAGAGGCCCCGCCCCCGGGTGTTTTTGAACGCGAACATTTTTCAAATCCTTGTTTGATTTGCACAATGCACTGCGCCCCCTACAAGTTCCAAATTCGGGCGACGTGCAATCCGGGAAACCGTTGGGAAACAGCGATTTTTTCCTGCATCCATACTTGATTTCCCGGGGCAAGCGCCCAGCTAGCGGGCAGGAGGATTCATGCCCGAGCCGACAATCCGCGACTTCCACGCACATATTTACTACGATGCCTCGGAGGTCAGCCAGGCAAAGGCGCTGGCGGCCGCGGTGCGGGACCGGTTCGCAGTGGCCGTTGGCCATTTCCACCTCGCCCCGGTGGGTCCGCATCCGCGCGGCAGCGTTCAGATGACGGTACCGACCGACCGATTTGGAGAGGTTGCGACCTGGCTGGCGGTCAACCGTGCCGGCATGACGATTTTCGCGCATGCCTCAACTGGCGACGATTTGCGTGACCACAGCCACAATGTCCTTTGGTTCGGTCCTAGCGAGCCGCTCAACCTGGCGATCTTCGACTGACGGAATCGAAAAAGGGCGACCCCTTGCGGAGCCGCCCTTCCCATCCACGGGCGCTTCAAGACACCCGTGAAACTGTAGCAGTCTGGATCCCGGCCTTCGCCGGGATAACCTGCGCGGCCCTTGCGGGCCGCTTGGTTACTTGAGCTCGACGGTGCCGCCGGCTTCCTCGATCTGCTTCTTGATCTTTTCGGCTTCGTCCTTGTTGACGCCTTCCTTGACGGCCTTCGGCGCGCCTTCGACGAGCGCCTTGGCTTCGCCCAGGCCCAGGCCGGTGATGGCGCGGACTTCCTTGATGACGTTGATCTTCTTGCCACCGTCGCCGGTGAGGATCACGTCGAACTCGGTCTGCTCTTCAGCAGCCGGGCCAGCGGCGGCGGCGCCAGCGGCCGGGCCGGCAACGGCGACGGCGGCGGCGGCCGAAACGCCCCACTTTTCTTCGAGCAGCTTCGAAAGCTCAGCAGCTTCGAGGACGGTCAGAGCCGACAGGTCGTCGACGATTTTGTTCAGGTCAGCCATTTTAGTCTCCTAGTGGGGCAGCGGCCCCAAATGTCGTGCGTGGTTTGAAACGAAAAACTTAAGCTGCGGCCTTGGCGGCGAGAACGCGCGCCAGCTGGCCACCCGGCTCCTTGGCGATGCGGGCGATCTTGGTCGCGGGCGCCTGGATGAGGCCCACGATAGTGCCGCGCAGCTGATCAAGCGACGGAAGCGCGGCGAGTGCCTTGATCCCGTTCACGTCGAGCAGCGTATCGCCCATCGCGCCGCCAACGATCTCAAGCCGATCGTTGGACTTGGCGAACTCCACCGCGACCTTTGCCGCCGCGACGGGATCGACCGAGGTGGCCAAGGCGGTCGGGCCGGTCAGCATGTCGCCGATCGATCCGTACTTGGTGCCCTCGAGCGCGATTTTGGCAAGCCGGTTCTTCGCAACTTTGAACTGGGCACCGGCATCGCGCATCTTCAGGCGCAGTTCGGTCGATTGTGCGACCGACAGCCCGAGATTGCGGGTGATTACCACCACGCTGGTCTCGGTGAAGACGTTCTTCAGCTCGGCAACCAGATCGGCTTTTTGCGAACGATCCATGCCATACTCCTAGTCATTCCCCCTGCCGGACCATCCGGCAAAGGGTTGGAGGCGCAGGCTTCCATTGGGGAAACCCACGTCTCCGAGATGTCCGGGGGATGGATCGCGAGGCGTCGTTTGAAATCCGACGCACGACGGGAACGCAATGGCGGCCCGTTCTTGAATTCCTTATCCCCGTCTAGGCCGCGGATTAAGCCACAGACTGGATCTGGGGCAGCGACTGTCTCGGACGAGCGTCACGACCCGAAGGAACGCGACCGCGCGGCCTCTACAGGCAAGTCGGTGAAAGTCAAGGTACGGGGACTAACGCACGACGATCTCGCCCGACATTCCAAACATTTTGTGGAAGCTGTGCGAGCATTTCAGGCTGTAGTGCCCTGCTGCCGGGGCAGTGAGGTGAATGTCGACCGCCTGGCCCGGGGCAACTTCGACTACGCCGTCCGAAATATAGCGTCGATCGGCAGCCACGACACTCGCGGCTGCAAAGAAATCCGATGCCGTGAAGTCGTGCCCACCGCTCGCGGCATTGGCCACATGCAGAACGTAAGACTGGCCGTGATCCAAAACGATCTTGCTTGGAGCGAATTTGAAATTCGACATTTGGACCGAGATCGTCGCCGGCTGGGCCAGCGCGGGCGACCCGACAAGCACAATAAGCGGGACTGCAAACAAAAGGGCGATGCGCATCGTAAGTGCTCCCACGGTGATTGCCCCTGCCGTAAAAGCCTCTATCTGAACGGCGGGTTGCTTGACAAAGCGGCCGCCAAAGTGCCCCTTCCACCCCAGTCCGCCGGGGAGCATCGATGTTGAGGCTTTGGGTCTGGCCATTCTTGATATTCGCTTCGGCGCTGGTTTCCGGCGTCGCTACCGCCAAGCCGGCTCCGGCCCGAATTGTCGCAGTTGGCGATCTTCATGGCGACTATGACGCTTGGGAGGCCATCGCTCGCGGGGCTGGCGTCGTCGACGCCAAGGGAAAATGGGCGGGCGGGTCCACGGTGCTGGTACAGATGGGCGATGTCGTCGATCGCGGCCCCGACAGCCTCAAGATCATTCATCAATTGATGAGGCTGCAGCGCGAAGCGCGCAGCAAGGGTGGTCAGGTAATCGCGCTGGTCGGCAATCACGAAGCGATGAACATGACGCGGGACCTGCGCTATGTGCATCCCGGGGAATATCTGGCGTTCACCGACCGCGATTCCGAGGCTCGACGAAGCAGGATCTACGAAGCCAATAAAACGGCAATCGAGGCCGCCTATCGATCCAGGGATCCGAAAATGACGGCTGAAGCAATCCGTGCGGCCTGGATCAAGGAAACGCCGCTTGGAATGCTCGAGCATCAATCGGCCTGGGGACCGGAGGGCGAGGTCGGCAAATGGGTGATCGGCAATCCCGCGGTTGCCAAGGTCGGCGATTCTCTGTTCGTGCACGGCGGGATCAGCGCCAAATATGCGACCATGTCGCTGGGTGACATCAACCTTGCGGTGGCGACGGCACTGAAGCGGCGCGACGAAACGCCGGCCTCGATCATCAACGATGGGGCGGGGCCATTATGGTATCGCGGACTGGTAACCCGCGAGCCGGGCGACGAGGCCACCGTTGCCCCTGTCCCAGCGGGCGCCGCTGCGCCGCTTACGATCGATCAGGAGATCGACCTGGTGTTGACCCATTTCGGGGTCAAACGGATCGTGGTCGGGCATACGCCTTCGTTGCAGGGGATCATTTCGAACCCTGGCGGGACATTGTGGCGCACGGACAGCGCCATCAGCCGCGCCTATAATGGCAAGCTGACTTATCTCGAGATTGTTGGGGATCAAGCGACATCGCATGAAGTGACCAGGCCGGCGGGCAAACCATGGGGGTAGGTTATGAAATGGTTGATCGGGGCATTCACAATCCTGGCAACGCCGGCCGCGGCACAGACGACGCCGCTATTCGCGAGTGACGAGCCGCTCAAGCTGACCATAACCGGGCCGCTTGGGGACATTGCTCGAACCGCGGAACGATCTGTTGAGCCCCGCGACGCGTCGTTGACCCTGGGCGGAACGGCGGAAACCTATCCGATCAAACTCGCTCCGCGCGGCATTACCCGGCGCAAGCGTGAGATTTGCACCTTCCCGCCATTGCGGGTCGAATTCCCGCAAAAGCCGGCGGCGACGTCCCTGTTTGCCCACCAAAGCCGGTTGAAGCTGGTGACTCACTGCCGGTCATCGGAAGACTTCCAGCAGCATCTGCTGCTCGAATATTCGGCGTATCGCATCTTCAACCTGATCACACCGACAAGCCTGAAGGCTCGGCTTCTGGCGGTCGACTATGTCGATCCCCAGGCAAAGCGCACGACCAGCCGATGGGGAATGTTCCTTGAGGATTACGACGATGCCGCACATCGGCTCGGCCTGACCCGGGCCAATGTCGGCGATCGCGTTGCCGCCAACCAGCTCCAGGCGCGCCAGGCGGCAACCGTTGCGCTGTTCCAATATATGATCGGCAATCTCGACTGGTCGATGCGGGCTGGGCCGGCCGGGGAGGGCTGCTGCCACAACAGCCGCCTGCTCGCCGCCAAGACGCCCGGCCTAATTCCAGTGCCGTACGACTTCGATTATTCGGGCCTGGTCGACGCGCCGTATGCGGCCGTGCCTGAAGGCTTCAAGGTCGAAAGCGTTCGAGAGCGCTCCTACCAGGGCTATTGCTGGCTCAACAATGACGTGATCGCGGTGGCAGCCGAGTTTCGTGCCCGTCGCCCGGCAATCAATGCCTTGTTCGGACAGATTCCGGGGATGACAGAGCGGACTGCGCGCAACGCGGTTGCCTATCTGAACGAGTTCTACGCCGAGATCGCAACCGACGATTCGCTCCGCTCGAAGATCCTTAAGCAGTGCCTGTAGGCGGAGGCGGAGGCGGAGGCGGTGGCGGCATTTCGGCGTCGGGCGTTGCCGCGCTGCCCGGTCCCTTGGCCGGGTTGAAGTCGCTGAGGTAGCGCTTCATCCCCTCGCGCTCGCCATATTCGCTGATCCACAGGGCCATGAAGCAATAGTTGAAGGCAAGGCTCATCACGAGCGCCAGCTCGACCGCCCCGATCCCCGAAGAAAGGCCGATGCCGACCGACAGCAGGATGTAGAGGGCGTCGCCCGAGCTTTTGAGGCTGTTCTTGAAGCGGACCGCACCGGCGATCCCGCCAAGCGCAAAGGCCAGGGCGAGGCTGTGCTGGACGACCACGACAATCGAGGTCACGACAGACGGCAGGATCAGGATCGTGCTGATGATCGACTGATCATATTCGTCGGCTGTGCGCGTCCCCATATAGACCCAGGTCACCGGGAACGAGGTGATGAGGGCACCGATGATGGCGACGAACATCCAGCCCAGGCTTTGGCCGAGAGTCCTGACCTCTTGCGCCCGGGCGACAGTTTCAAAGGCGCTCGACTTGCCGCCGCCGGCATTGATCAGCGCTTCGGCGCCGCCGATCGGCAAATAGTTTTGCATTTCCGGATTGTTGTGAATGACCAGCCAGGCGCCCCCGAATATGATGACGTAGTAGATGGTCAGCTGAATTAGTAATCTGGTCGCGCGCATGATCGAAGCCCCCAATTCCCCCGACTAGCTTAGGTTAATCGTTCTTGTCATGCCAGCGGTAGGCCGGGATCGGTTTCATCACCCCGTACCGCTCCTTGATCGGATCATGTCCCAGCTTCGGCCATGGGATGTTCTCGGATGGCAATTTGGTGTCCGGCAGCCGGTCGAGAAGGTCGCGGAGCAGGGTCAGGCGGCCAAGGCGCTGGTCGTTGAAATCGACCAGGGTCCACGGTGCGTGCGGTGCATCCGTCGCGGCCAGCATCCGCTCCCGAGCCTCGGTGTAAGCGTCGTAAAGGGCGCGGGCCTTGATATCGATCGGCGAAAGCTTCCACCGCCGAAGCGGATTGTTGAGCCGGTCGGCGAACCGCTCCTCCTGCTGCTCCTGGTCGCAGCACAGCCAATATTTGTAGAGGTAGATGCCGTCATCGACGAGCTGCTGCTCGAAGTCGGGGACGGACTTCAGGAACGCGGTGACCTGCTGCGAGGTGCAGAAACCCATTACGGCTTCGACGCCGGCACGATTGTACCAGCTGCGGTCGAACAGGCTGATTTCGCCCTTCGCCGGCAGATGCTCGACGTAGCGCTGGAAATACCATTGGTCGCGCTCGCGCTCCGACGGCGAGGGCAAGGCGATGACATGGCATTGGCGCGGGTTGAGCGTGCGGGCGATCATGTCGATCGAGCCGCCCTTGCCGGCGGTGTCGCGCCCCTCGAATACTACCACCAAACGCTGCTTGGTTTCCTGGATCCATCGCGCCGCGTCGCTTAGCTCGTGGAGCAACGGCTCCAGCGCATCCTCATATTCCTTCTGGCTAAGGTGACCCATTACATCCCCCCTGCAGCAAGTGCGGGGACCTTAGCGGTCGCAGCGCATAAGAAAAGGGCCGAACCCCGGATCAAGTCCGGGGCCGGCCCTCAATCTCTCGCAAAGGCGCAGCGCTTAGGCGCCGGCGACTTCCGTCGTGTCGAGGCGAACGCCCGGCCCCATCGAGGAGCTGATGGCGATCTTCTTGACGTACTTGCCCTTGGCACCCGACGGCTTAGCCTTGACGATGGCGTCGACGAACGCATCGAAATTGGCCTTGAGGTCGGCTTCGGGGAAGCTCGCCTTGCCGATGCCGGCATGGATGATCCCGGCCTTTTCGACGCGGAACTCGACCTGGCCGGACTTGGCGTCCTTGACCGCCTGGCCGACGTTCGGAGTGACGGTGCCCAGCTTCGGGTTCGGCATCAGGCCCTTGGGGCCCAGCACCTTACCGAGGCGGCCGACGATGCCCATCATGTCCGGGGTCGCGATGACCCGGTCATAATTGGTGTCGCCGCCCTGCATGGCTTCCATCAGGTCCTCGGCGCCGACGATCTCGGCACCCGCCTTCTTGGCTTCCTCGGCCTTGTCGCCCTTGGCGAACACGGCGACGCGGACGTCCTTGCCGGTGCCCTTGGGCAGGTTGACCACACCGCGGACCATCTGGTCGGCATGGCGCGGGTCGACGCCCAGGTTGATCGCCACTTCGACGGTTTCGTCGAACTTGGACGTGGCCAGGCTCTTCACCAGGCCGATCGCCTCGGCGACGCCATAATGATTGTTGGGATCGACCTTGCCGTCGAACGCCTTCTGCTTCTTCGTGAGCTTTGCCATCGCCTTAGCCCTCCACTACCTGGAGGCCCATCGCGCGAGCGGAGCCTTCGATGATCTTGGTCGCGGCCTCAAGGTCGTTGGCATTGAGGTCCTTCATCTTCGCGGTGGCGATTTCCGCCAGCTGCGAGCGCTTGATCGTTCCCGCGCTGACCTTGCCCGGCTCCTTCGAACCCGACTTCAACTTGGCCGCCTTCTTCAGCAGGAAGCTCGCCGGCGGTGTCTTGGTGGTGAAGGAGAAGCTACGATCCGCGTAGACGGTGATCACCGTCGGGATCGGCGCGCTCTTTTCAAGGTCCTGCGTCGCGGCGTTGAACGCCTTGCAGAATTCCATGATGTTGACGCCGCGCTGGCCCAGGGCGGGACCGATCGGCGGGGAGGGATTGGCGGTGCCAGCCGGCACCTGGAGCTTGATATAGCCCGTGATTTTCTTAGCCATTTTTCTCACTCTGTAGTGGAGTTGGGCAGGGCAGGCCCCGCTTGCGTCCGTTCAAGTTTAGCGGTCCAGACGGCTTCGTCCCGAAGAACTCGGCCTCCCGCAATCCAATGCTGATGCTTTGGAAGGCGGCGCCTTTAGCGGAACGATCACAGTTTGTGAAGACCATCCCGTCACCCCGGACCTGATCCGGGGTCTGCCTGCTACCTTACGACGGTGGAAAGAAAAGGCGGATCCATGACCGGACCGGCACTGTCCCCCAGACAGTCCCGCATGCCGATCATCTAGCCCGGGATGACGAGACAGTGGATTCCTGATTAACTCCGGGCTGACGAGTTGGGGGAGGGGTGAGGGCATGAGCGCATCGCGGATCGTAGCGGGAATCGCGGCGCTGGTCGGCTGGGCCGGGCTGGTGCTGCAATATGTCATCTTCGCCGATCGGGTCGGACTGGGCCTCGCGACCTGGCGCTATGTCGGCTTTTTCACCGTCCTGTCGAACATCGGCATCGCCTGCATCGCCAGTGCCATCGCGCTTGGGCGGCGGAACAGGCTGACGGCTGCGCGGGCACGGCTGATGGGGCTGACGGCGATCGTCACCGTGGGCTTCGTCTATTCGATCCTCTTGAGGTCGATGTGGAACCCGACCGGCCTGCAGAAGCTGGTCGATGCCGCGCTGCACGACTGGACGCCGATCCTCTACGCGATCCTGTGGGCGCTGATGCCGCACGGCGAGCTTAAATGGAGCGACCTTAAATGGGCGCTGGTCCCTCCCGCTCTCTACCTCGCCTATGCGATGGCGCGCGGGGCGGTGGACGGCTGGTATCCCTATTATTTCCTCAACCCGGCGCTGCAGAGCGGGATCGAGCTGGCAATGAGCATCGTCGGCATGATCGGCGTGTTCGCCATCATTGCCGGGTGCGGGGTGGCGCTTGATATGAGGTTGGCAGGTAAGAAAGGGCAAGCCGTCACGGAGTGAATCCGTGACGTCGATCGGGTTCGGCTCCGCCGACCCGTCGGCCGGCACTCGCCGTCTCTCGCGTAGCGACGCTCGCTTTGCTCCGCTCTCGTTACGCTCGGCGGCTCGTGCTCAATCCAGCGTTGTCCGGTACTTCATCACGGCGATTCCGGCGACGATCACCACGAACAGCAGCAGCGCGCCAAGGCTCGGCGCCGCCTCGGCGATGCCGACGCCCTTCAGCATCGCTCCGCGCACGACCCGCAGCATGTGGGTGACGGGCAGGGCCGAGCCAAGCCACTGCGCCCATTGCGGCATGCCGCGGAACGGGAACAGGAACCCAGACAGCAGGATCGACGGCAGGAAATAGAAGAAACTCATCTGCATCGCCTGGAGCTGGTTCCTGGCGAGAGTCGAAATCAGGAAGCCAAGGCTGAGGCTGCCGATAATGAACAGGAACAGGCCGAGGATGAGCGCTGCCCAGCCGCCCGCCATCGGCACGCCGAACAGCAGCCGTGCCATCGTGATGATCAGGGTCGCCTGGATGATTCCGACCAGGACAAATGGGGTGAGCTTGCCGACCATGACCTCGATCGGGCGAAGCGGTGTGGACAGCAGCGTCTCCATCGTGCCGCGCTCGGTCTCGCGGGTCATCGCCAGAGCCGTCATCATGACCAGGGTCATGGTGAGGATAGTCGCGACCAGGCCGGGGACGATGTTGTAGCTGGTGATGTTTTCCGGATTGTAGCGGCGCTGGATGATGACCTCGAACGGCTGCGGACCGGCGCCGATACTCGCCAGCGGGCCTTTGAGGTCATGGCTCAGCCCTTCGTTCGGGAGCGAGGCGAGAGCGGCTACGGCGGGCCCGGTCGCGGACGGATCCGAGGCGTCCGCCTCGACCAATATCTGCGGCTTGTCCCGGCGCACGACGCGCCGCGTGAAATCGCCCGGGATGGTGATGGCGAACTGGACCGCGCCGCGCTCGATCAGCTTATCCATCTCCGCCGGGCTGCGGGCGACATGGTCGATGCTGAAATATTCGCTGCGCTGGAGCGCGCCGACGATCGAGCGGGAGAATTGCCCCTGGTCCTGGACCAGCACGGCCGTCGGCAAATGCTTGGGATCGGTATTGATGGCATAGCCGAACAGCAGCAGCTGGAAGACCGGGATGCCGATCATCATGGCGTAGGTCAGCCGGTCGCGGACCAGCTGGGTGAACTCCTTGGCCAGCACGGCCAGCATGCGCGAAAGCGACAGGCCCATCATGCTGCCTTGACCTCGGGCGGGGCGTGGGTGCGCATCAGGTGGATGAACACATCCTCCAGCGTCGGCTGAACTTCGGCCCAGCGGATGGGGTCCTTGCGATAGGGCGCGATCGCCGCCTCAAGGGCTGCTCGATCGGTTCCGCTGACGTGCAGTGCCTCGCCGAACGGCGCGGCCATGTCGACGCCGGGCAGGGATGCCAGCTCGCGGGACAGGCGGTCGGCTCGCGGTCCCTCCGCTTCGAACGTCACAAGCCCGCTCTGGGCGATCACGGCCTCGCCCGTGCCGCGGGCGATCAGCTTGCCGTTGAAGATATAGGCGATCTCGTGACAGCGCTCGGCCTCGTCCATGTAATGGGTCGACACCATCACGGTCATGCCGTCGTCGGCCAGGCGGTGGATCTCGTCCCAAAAGTCGCGCCGGGCCTGCGGGTCGACGCCGGCGGTGGGCTCGTCGAGCAGCAGCAACTTGGGTTCGTGCATGACCGCGGCGGCCAACGCCAACCGTTGTTTCCAGCCGCCCGACAGATTTCCCGCCAGCTGCTTGCGGCGATGGGTCAGTCCAAGCTTGTCGAGCGTCTCGTCGACACGGGCGAAGACGTTGTCGAGGCTGTAGACCCTGGCGATGAACGCCAGATTTTCCTCGATCGTCAGGTCTTCGTACAGCGAGAAGCGCTGGGTCATGTAGCCTGTCTGGCGCTTGATCAATTCGGCCTGGCTGGGGAAGTCATAATCGAGAACACGGCCATGGCCGCCATCCGGCGTCAGCAGCCCGCACAGCATCCTGAGGCTGGTCGTCTTGCCTGAGCCATTGGGACCGAGGAAGCCGGTGATATGCCCCTGCTCGATCTGCAGCGACACATTGTCGACCGCCTGGAGCGAACCGAAGCGCTTGCTCAGACCTTGGACGTCGATGGCAAGAGTCACGGCAACGGCTCGACGTCGACCGGCAGGCCGGGCATCAGGCCGGCCGGCTTCGCGGGCAAGGCTTCGACCATGAACACCAGCCGGTCGCGGCTGTCGCGACTGAAGATGATTGGCGGAGTGAATTCGGACCGCGGGCTGACATAGCTGATTTTCGCGGTCAGGCCGGGTGCGCAGCTATCGCAGGAGAAGCGAACCGACTGGCCCGGACGATAGCGCGCCACATCCTGTTCGGGGACGAAGAAGCGCACCTTGATCCGGTCGTCCGGCAGGATGCTGACCACCGGCTGGTTGGCCGCGACCCATTCGCCCGGCCGGAAGAATATCTCTTCGACCCGCGCCGGAGACGGCGACGGCGGCGAAAGCTGGCCGACCCTGATGTCGACTTCGCGCGATCCGCCCTTTGCCTGGTTTTCCTGCGCCCGGGCGGCGGCAACCTGGGCCCGTCGCGCCTCGGCGGTCTGCTGCGCCGCCCGAAGCCTGGCCGAGGCTTCGCGGAGCGCTGCCTCAGCGGTATCGATTTCGGTTCCGGCAACGGCCGCAGCGTCGTCG encodes:
- the rplA gene encoding 50S ribosomal protein L1 encodes the protein MAKLTKKQKAFDGKVDPNNHYGVAEAIGLVKSLATSKFDETVEVAINLGVDPRHADQMVRGVVNLPKGTGKDVRVAVFAKGDKAEEAKKAGAEIVGAEDLMEAMQGGDTNYDRVIATPDMMGIVGRLGKVLGPKGLMPNPKLGTVTPNVGQAVKDAKSGQVEFRVEKAGIIHAGIGKASFPEADLKANFDAFVDAIVKAKPSGAKGKYVKKIAISSSMGPGVRLDTTEVAGA
- a CDS encoding L,D-transpeptidase family protein, translated to MFAFKNTRGRGLSAAVACALLLSAAPAVAAIETPEAKAEAADAAMVARSDMDEVFGPKMLKPGQYVWRKGSFDGDPRVIVSLSDQQAYLYRGGDLVAVAAISTGKDDKPTPKGIFTILDKKVMHRSKKYDDAPMPFMQRFDEYGTALHAGHNPGYAASHGCIRLPVEFAKRLFGVTEVGATVMIGA
- the rplK gene encoding 50S ribosomal protein L11, whose translation is MAKKITGYIKLQVPAGTANPSPPIGPALGQRGVNIMEFCKAFNAATQDLEKSAPIPTVITVYADRSFSFTTKTPPASFLLKKAAKLKSGSKEPGKVSAGTIKRSQLAEIATAKMKDLNANDLEAATKIIEGSARAMGLQVVEG
- the ppk2 gene encoding polyphosphate kinase 2, with product MGHLSQKEYEDALEPLLHELSDAARWIQETKQRLVVVFEGRDTAGKGGSIDMIARTLNPRQCHVIALPSPSERERDQWYFQRYVEHLPAKGEISLFDRSWYNRAGVEAVMGFCTSQQVTAFLKSVPDFEQQLVDDGIYLYKYWLCCDQEQQEERFADRLNNPLRRWKLSPIDIKARALYDAYTEARERMLAATDAPHAPWTLVDFNDQRLGRLTLLRDLLDRLPDTKLPSENIPWPKLGHDPIKERYGVMKPIPAYRWHDKND
- a CDS encoding DOPA 4,5-dioxygenase family protein — its product is MPEPTIRDFHAHIYYDASEVSQAKALAAAVRDRFAVAVGHFHLAPVGPHPRGSVQMTVPTDRFGEVATWLAVNRAGMTIFAHASTGDDLRDHSHNVLWFGPSEPLNLAIFD
- the rplL gene encoding 50S ribosomal protein L7/L12 encodes the protein MADLNKIVDDLSALTVLEAAELSKLLEEKWGVSAAAAVAVAGPAAGAAAAGPAAEEQTEFDVILTGDGGKKINVIKEVRAITGLGLGEAKALVEGAPKAVKEGVNKDEAEKIKKQIEEAGGTVELK
- a CDS encoding cupredoxin domain-containing protein, with translation MRIALLFAVPLIVLVGSPALAQPATISVQMSNFKFAPSKIVLDHGQSYVLHVANAASGGHDFTASDFFAAASVVAADRRYISDGVVEVAPGQAVDIHLTAPAAGHYSLKCSHSFHKMFGMSGEIVVR
- the rplJ gene encoding 50S ribosomal protein L10, with the translated sequence MDRSQKADLVAELKNVFTETSVVVITRNLGLSVAQSTELRLKMRDAGAQFKVAKNRLAKIALEGTKYGSIGDMLTGPTALATSVDPVAAAKVAVEFAKSNDRLEIVGGAMGDTLLDVNGIKALAALPSLDQLRGTIVGLIQAPATKIARIAKEPGGQLARVLAAKAAA
- a CDS encoding Pr6Pr family membrane protein, translating into MSASRIVAGIAALVGWAGLVLQYVIFADRVGLGLATWRYVGFFTVLSNIGIACIASAIALGRRNRLTAARARLMGLTAIVTVGFVYSILLRSMWNPTGLQKLVDAALHDWTPILYAILWALMPHGELKWSDLKWALVPPALYLAYAMARGAVDGWYPYYFLNPALQSGIELAMSIVGMIGVFAIIAGCGVALDMRLAGKKGQAVTE
- a CDS encoding ABC transporter permease; the encoded protein is MMGLSLSRMLAVLAKEFTQLVRDRLTYAMMIGIPVFQLLLFGYAINTDPKHLPTAVLVQDQGQFSRSIVGALQRSEYFSIDHVARSPAEMDKLIERGAVQFAITIPGDFTRRVVRRDKPQILVEADASDPSATGPAVAALASLPNEGLSHDLKGPLASIGAGPQPFEVIIQRRYNPENITSYNIVPGLVATILTMTLVMMTALAMTRETERGTMETLLSTPLRPIEVMVGKLTPFVLVGIIQATLIITMARLLFGVPMAGGWAALILGLFLFIIGSLSLGFLISTLARNQLQAMQMSFFYFLPSILLSGFLFPFRGMPQWAQWLGSALPVTHMLRVVRGAMLKGVGIAEAAPSLGALLLFVVIVAGIAVMKYRTTLD
- a CDS encoding metallophosphoesterase, producing MLRLWVWPFLIFASALVSGVATAKPAPARIVAVGDLHGDYDAWEAIARGAGVVDAKGKWAGGSTVLVQMGDVVDRGPDSLKIIHQLMRLQREARSKGGQVIALVGNHEAMNMTRDLRYVHPGEYLAFTDRDSEARRSRIYEANKTAIEAAYRSRDPKMTAEAIRAAWIKETPLGMLEHQSAWGPEGEVGKWVIGNPAVAKVGDSLFVHGGISAKYATMSLGDINLAVATALKRRDETPASIINDGAGPLWYRGLVTREPGDEATVAPVPAGAAAPLTIDQEIDLVLTHFGVKRIVVGHTPSLQGIISNPGGTLWRTDSAISRAYNGKLTYLEIVGDQATSHEVTRPAGKPWG